From Streptomyces yatensis, one genomic window encodes:
- a CDS encoding SDR family oxidoreductase: MNTGNDRQAGSAAPPDGPLSGCAALVTGASSGIGAATALALAREGADLALVARRTERLEDLAATLRKEGRSCAVLTADLQSAEQARQCVEDAAEQCGRLDVLVNNAGYVATGTVEESDPEAWERMIALNIEAVLHTSRQALPHLLRTASEGPRGVADLVNVSSVGGRVARPGNSVYSATKHAVGAFSEAMRQEVTARGVRVGLVEPGMTATEMTAGNRTATVARGMARVSWLHPEDIARAITFMVVQPAHAAVNEIMVRPTAQEH, from the coding sequence ATGAACACCGGGAACGACCGGCAGGCCGGGAGCGCCGCGCCCCCCGACGGCCCGCTGTCGGGCTGCGCGGCGCTGGTGACCGGCGCGTCCAGCGGCATCGGAGCGGCCACCGCCCTGGCGCTGGCCCGGGAGGGAGCCGATCTCGCACTGGTGGCCCGCCGCACCGAACGGCTGGAGGACCTGGCCGCCACCCTCCGGAAGGAGGGCCGCTCGTGCGCCGTCCTCACGGCAGACCTGCAGAGCGCGGAGCAGGCCCGTCAGTGCGTCGAGGACGCGGCGGAGCAGTGCGGACGGCTCGATGTGCTGGTGAACAACGCCGGCTATGTGGCCACCGGCACGGTCGAGGAGAGTGACCCCGAGGCCTGGGAGCGGATGATCGCCCTCAACATCGAGGCCGTCCTGCACACCTCCCGGCAGGCGCTGCCGCATCTGCTGCGAACGGCGTCCGAGGGCCCGCGCGGGGTGGCGGACCTGGTGAACGTCAGCTCGGTGGGCGGCCGGGTGGCGCGGCCCGGCAACAGCGTCTACTCGGCCACCAAACACGCGGTGGGCGCCTTCAGCGAGGCCATGCGCCAGGAGGTGACCGCCCGCGGTGTCCGGGTGGGGCTGGTCGAACCGGGCATGACCGCCACCGAGATGACGGCCGGCAACAGGACGGCCACCGTCGCACGCGGCATGGCGCGCGTGTCCTGGCTGCATCCCGAGGACATCGCCCGGGCGATCACCTTCATGGTCGTCCAGCCCGCGCATGCCGCCGTCAACGAAATCATGGTGCGCCCCACCGCCCAGGAGCACTGA
- a CDS encoding sialidase family protein, producing MTTPYRRHLLPALLTLLTVLGSLLAVQAPPAAAASGTLLRDGTGLYPRAVRLAHNGAANGRVLASVVTFRGSDGIGAIYESTDDGATFRQVGEVADPEASGGQGECCATLYELPRAVGGMPAGTLLWSASIGQDEPDRRMAIRVFRSNDRGRTWSYLSTVATAPNTKGLWEPEFSIDSSGRLVAHYSDETDPAHSQKLIAARSADGITWQGHHATVASNLASDRPGMPIVRKLPDGQYFMAYEICAAQGQYSCVVHYRTSRDGWNWGDPAHLGYRPETADGKYFTHTPNLAWAPEAGNPRGKLFLIGQVLNNADGSTAAGSGATVWTNSNGGTGAWRSIPAPVRVDSKVVDWCPNYSSALLPSADGSRVLEIATDYVGTVCKPYFATGGS from the coding sequence ATGACCACGCCGTACCGAAGACACCTCCTGCCCGCTCTGCTGACCCTCCTGACCGTCCTGGGCTCGCTCCTGGCCGTCCAGGCGCCCCCGGCCGCGGCCGCCTCCGGCACCCTGCTGCGCGACGGCACCGGCCTCTACCCCCGCGCCGTGCGGCTCGCGCACAACGGCGCCGCCAACGGCCGCGTCCTCGCTTCGGTCGTCACCTTCCGCGGCTCGGACGGGATCGGCGCCATCTACGAGAGCACCGACGACGGCGCCACCTTCCGCCAGGTGGGCGAGGTGGCCGACCCCGAGGCGTCGGGCGGACAGGGCGAATGCTGCGCCACCCTGTACGAACTGCCTCGGGCCGTCGGCGGCATGCCCGCCGGGACCCTGCTGTGGTCCGCCTCCATCGGCCAGGACGAGCCGGACCGCCGGATGGCCATCCGGGTCTTCCGCAGCAACGACCGGGGCCGCACCTGGTCCTATCTGTCCACCGTGGCCACCGCCCCCAACACCAAGGGCCTGTGGGAGCCGGAGTTCTCCATCGATTCCAGCGGGCGCCTGGTGGCCCACTACTCGGACGAGACCGACCCCGCCCACAGCCAGAAGCTGATCGCCGCCCGCAGCGCGGACGGGATCACCTGGCAGGGCCACCACGCCACCGTCGCCAGCAACCTCGCCTCCGACCGGCCCGGTATGCCCATCGTGCGCAAGCTGCCCGACGGGCAGTACTTCATGGCGTACGAGATCTGCGCCGCCCAGGGGCAGTACTCATGTGTGGTCCACTACCGGACCTCGCGGGACGGCTGGAACTGGGGCGACCCCGCGCACCTGGGCTACCGTCCGGAAACCGCCGACGGCAAGTACTTCACCCACACACCGAACCTCGCCTGGGCCCCCGAGGCCGGCAATCCCCGGGGCAAGCTGTTCCTCATCGGCCAGGTGCTGAACAACGCCGACGGCAGCACCGCCGCCGGCAGCGGGGCCACCGTGTGGACCAACAGCAACGGTGGCACCGGGGCGTGGCGTTCGATCCCCGCACCGGTGCGGGTGGACTCCAAGGTGGTCGACTGGTGTCCCAACTACAGCTCGGCGCTGCTGCCCTCGGCGGACGGCAGCCGGGTGTTGGAGATCGCCACGGACTACGTGGGCACCGTGTGCAAGCCCTACTTCGCCACCGGGGGGAGCTGA
- a CDS encoding spermidine synthase: MEHSPGPQNVRARLLLASATMLFVELALIRWTGANIVHLSYFSNFILLGSFLGIGLGFLMPAGRGQWLTRWAPIPLAVLVVLVREFPVQVRQTSGEVIYFTAVKTTGLPQWVTLPVLFGLTALIMMAIGKMTADQFRQLPSLEAYRYDLLGSLTGSVSFALLSWLRAPSVVWGVLAAVALLTLGGFRNSIRYAVPLALMVAVLALETAASGISWSPYYKIEVTRPTTGSRDYKISANGVPHQSIAPLKVLGRPGSPYEQPYRETPRNSHRRVLVIGAGNGNDVAMALAHGAQRVDAVEIDPRLQEIGASLHPARPYANPRVHVHINDGRAFLERTKTRYDLVVLALPDSLTLVSGASNLRLESYLFTRQAFEAAHRHLAPGGAFAMYNYYRQNWLIDRFGSTLTSVFGHAPCITHYGGKKAAILVAGVTSSDQSCTASAWRPSGPVPSAASDDHPFPYLLHRTIPTLYIGVLGAILLVTLVSVRLTGVRLRRTARYVDMFLLGAAFMLLETKNVIGFALYFGTTWLVNAMVFAGVLVAVLCAVEVRRRLRRVNQLVLQLMLFASLAIAWLIPSHLVLGLPFAPRLAAAIALAFAPIFCANLIFSDRLAAASDPTAAFGANLLGSLFGGTLEYLALLTGYQALLLVVAVLYAGACVAMRFTRRGSGDVTSHEPLTVQTAPRP; the protein is encoded by the coding sequence ATGGAGCACAGCCCAGGACCGCAAAACGTGCGCGCGAGGCTGCTGCTGGCCAGCGCCACCATGCTCTTCGTCGAGCTCGCGCTGATCCGGTGGACCGGCGCCAATATCGTCCATCTGAGCTATTTCTCGAACTTCATCCTCTTGGGCTCGTTCCTCGGGATCGGCCTGGGATTCCTCATGCCCGCCGGGCGTGGGCAGTGGCTCACCCGCTGGGCGCCCATCCCGCTCGCCGTTCTCGTCGTCCTGGTACGCGAGTTCCCCGTGCAGGTGCGGCAGACCAGCGGCGAGGTCATCTACTTCACCGCCGTGAAGACCACCGGTCTGCCCCAGTGGGTGACCCTGCCGGTGCTCTTCGGACTGACCGCGCTGATCATGATGGCGATCGGGAAGATGACGGCCGATCAGTTCCGTCAGCTGCCCTCGCTGGAGGCCTACCGCTACGACCTGCTGGGCTCGCTCACCGGCTCGGTGTCTTTCGCGCTGCTCTCCTGGCTGCGCGCACCGTCGGTGGTGTGGGGCGTGCTCGCCGCGGTGGCCCTGCTGACCCTGGGCGGCTTCCGCAACAGCATCCGGTACGCGGTCCCGCTCGCCTTGATGGTGGCCGTCCTGGCGCTGGAGACGGCGGCCAGCGGCATCTCCTGGTCCCCGTACTACAAGATCGAGGTGACCAGGCCGACCACCGGCAGCCGGGACTACAAGATCTCCGCCAATGGCGTACCGCACCAGTCCATCGCCCCGCTGAAGGTGCTCGGACGACCCGGCTCCCCGTACGAGCAGCCCTACCGCGAGACCCCGCGGAACTCCCACCGCCGGGTGCTGGTCATCGGCGCCGGCAACGGCAACGACGTGGCGATGGCGCTCGCCCACGGTGCCCAGCGGGTGGACGCCGTGGAGATCGACCCCCGGCTGCAGGAGATCGGTGCGTCACTGCATCCGGCCCGGCCCTACGCCAACCCCCGGGTGCACGTGCACATCAACGACGGCCGGGCCTTCCTCGAACGCACCAAGACCCGCTACGACCTGGTCGTCCTCGCCCTGCCGGACTCCCTGACCCTGGTGTCGGGCGCCAGCAACCTGCGCCTGGAGAGCTATCTGTTCACCCGGCAGGCATTCGAGGCGGCACACCGCCACCTCGCCCCCGGCGGCGCGTTCGCCATGTACAACTACTACCGGCAGAACTGGCTCATCGACCGGTTCGGCTCCACACTCACCTCCGTCTTCGGACACGCCCCCTGCATCACCCACTACGGAGGCAAGAAGGCGGCCATCCTGGTGGCCGGTGTCACCTCCAGCGACCAGTCCTGCACCGCCTCCGCCTGGCGCCCCTCGGGCCCGGTGCCCTCGGCCGCCAGCGACGACCATCCGTTCCCGTATCTGCTGCACCGCACCATCCCCACCCTCTACATCGGGGTCCTGGGGGCGATCCTGCTGGTGACCCTGGTGTCGGTACGGCTGACCGGGGTCCGGCTGCGGCGCACCGCCCGTTACGTGGACATGTTCCTGCTCGGTGCGGCGTTCATGCTGCTGGAGACCAAGAACGTGATCGGCTTCGCCCTCTACTTCGGCACCACCTGGCTGGTCAACGCCATGGTCTTCGCGGGGGTGCTGGTCGCCGTGCTGTGCGCGGTGGAGGTGCGGCGCAGGCTGCGCCGGGTCAATCAGCTCGTGCTGCAGCTGATGCTCTTCGCCAGTCTCGCGATCGCCTGGCTGATCCCGTCCCATCTGGTGCTGGGACTGCCCTTCGCCCCCCGGCTGGCCGCCGCGATCGCGCTGGCCTTCGCCCCCATCTTCTGTGCCAACCTCATCTTCTCCGACCGGCTGGCGGCGGCCTCCGACCCCACGGCGGCCTTCGGCGCCAATCTGCTGGGCTCCCTGTTCGGCGGCACCCTGGAGTATCTGGCCCTGCTCACGGGCTATCAGGCGCTGCTGCTGGTCGTGGCGGTGCTGTACGCGGGTGCCTGTGTCGCCATGCGCTTCACCCGCCGCGGCTCCGGCGATGTCACCAGCCATGAACCACTCACGGTGCAAACGGCGCCACGCCCCTGA
- a CDS encoding D-2-hydroxyacid dehydrogenase family protein has product MKLRCAVLDDYQDVALSAADWSGVLDAVDVVPVHEHLAGEDAVAEAIWDCEIVVIMRERTPFPASLFARLPRLKLLVTTGMRNASVDLEAAASHGVTVCGTGGGSEPTTELTWALILGLARHVVPENTALRDGGPWQSTVGTDLHGRRLGLLGLGRIGTQVARVGRAFGMEVAAWSENLTAERAEAEGVRPAGSKEELLETSDIVSVHLVLSDRTRGLLGAAELRRMRPTALLVNTSRAAIVDQAALAEALRDGWIAGAGVDVFEREPLPPGDPFRTLPNLLATPHLGYVTRGNYERFYGDVVEDIRAYLDGAPIRRLNPPA; this is encoded by the coding sequence ATGAAGCTGCGCTGCGCCGTGCTCGACGACTATCAGGACGTGGCGCTGTCGGCGGCCGATTGGTCCGGTGTGCTCGACGCGGTGGACGTGGTGCCGGTCCATGAGCACCTCGCCGGTGAGGACGCGGTGGCCGAGGCGATCTGGGACTGCGAGATCGTGGTCATCATGCGGGAGCGCACGCCCTTTCCCGCATCGCTGTTCGCCCGGCTGCCCCGGCTGAAGCTGCTGGTGACCACGGGGATGCGCAACGCGTCGGTCGACCTGGAGGCCGCCGCCAGCCACGGCGTCACCGTATGCGGCACCGGCGGCGGCTCGGAACCGACCACCGAGCTCACCTGGGCGCTGATCCTGGGACTCGCCCGCCATGTGGTGCCGGAGAACACGGCGCTGCGGGACGGCGGGCCGTGGCAGAGCACCGTCGGCACCGATCTGCACGGCCGCCGCCTGGGGTTGCTGGGTCTGGGGCGGATCGGCACCCAGGTGGCGCGGGTCGGCCGGGCCTTCGGCATGGAGGTGGCCGCCTGGAGCGAGAATCTCACGGCCGAGCGCGCGGAGGCGGAGGGGGTGCGGCCGGCCGGCTCCAAGGAGGAGTTGCTGGAGACCAGCGACATCGTCTCGGTGCATCTGGTGCTCAGCGACCGCACCCGGGGGCTGCTGGGCGCGGCGGAGCTGAGGCGGATGCGCCCCACGGCGCTTCTGGTGAACACCTCCCGCGCGGCGATCGTGGACCAGGCGGCACTCGCGGAGGCGCTGCGGGACGGCTGGATCGCGGGCGCGGGGGTCGATGTGTTCGAACGGGAGCCACTGCCGCCGGGCGACCCGTTCCGTACCCTGCCGAATCTGCTGGCCACCCCGCACCTCGGTTATGTCACCCGGGGCAACTACGAGCGGTTCTACGGCGATGTGGTGGAGGACATCCGCGCCTACCTGGACGGGGCGCCGATCCGCCGACTGAACCCGCCCGCCTGA